From a region of the Impatiens glandulifera chromosome 4, dImpGla2.1, whole genome shotgun sequence genome:
- the LOC124935229 gene encoding F-box protein CPR1-like, which translates to MQDDNLYRDFDSVKDAFLQLVEADKHPLKCSDYDIALCGSCDGLICLQNINGIVVIWNPSTRKSILLPYPKIKIANLSTDRKCGSYRFGYDNINDDYKVVRIIVLLDVKGDVIDYEVIVYSLKSNSWNRYEKFLHYPDMYKTGNSIVHGALHWISAVESDSEKESYIVAFDLRIEKYRVIQHPDYRAYGFDYDNMNGDDKVMILVVILDVRGDLVNHEVKVYSLKSNLWHGPMLECIENSIVDGAMQRISLHESLIVAFDFVTDK; encoded by the exons ATGCAGGATGATAATCTCTATCGGGATTTTGATTCTGTAAAAGATGCCTTTCTTCAACTGGTTGAGGCCGATAAACATCCGTTGAAATGTTCGGATTATGACATTGCACTTTGTGGTTCCTGTGATGGCTTAATCTGTTTGCAAAATATCAATGGCATTGTAGTTATATGGAATCCATCAACAAGAAAGTCTATACTATTGCCTTACCCAAAGATTAAGATTGCAAATTTGTCTACCGATCGCAAATGTGGTAGTTATAGATTTGGTTACGATAACATTAATGACGATTACAAGGTAGTTAGAATTATAGTCCTTCTAGATGTTAAAGGAGACGTCATCGATTATGAGGTTATAGTTTATAGTTTGAAATCAAATTCCTGGAATAGATATGAGAAGTTTCTTCACTATCCGGACATGTACAAAACTGGGAATTCAATAGTCCATGGAGCTCTGCACTGGATTTCAGCCGTGGAATCGGATTCAGAAAAGGAAAGCTACATTGTTGCATTTGATCTCAGAATAGAGAAATACAGAGTTATTCAACATCCAGATTATCGCG CTTATGGATTTGATTACGATAACATGAATGGCGATGACAAGGTGATGATACTTGTGGTGATTCTAGACGTTAGAGGAGACCTCGTTAATCATGAGGTTAAGGTTTAtagtttaaaatcaaatttatggCATGGTCCCATGTTAGAATGTATTGAAAATTCCATAGTTGATGGAGCTATGCAGAGGATATCGTTACACGAATCTTTGATAGTTGCCTTTGATTTCGTAACagataaataa